AACCAGAGTAAAATTGGCTTTTGCCCACAAACAGAAATCGATAAAGCCAAAGGTTCCGGTAAATCCAAAGTCAGGTCACAATGGTATAAGGCTTCAGATTTACAAGGTTATGGATATGGAAGTAAAAAGTTTGTCACTAAAAAAGTACGCTTGGGTACTGGCATGCAATGGCGTATGCTTGAAGTCTTATCCGTACAACAAAAGACATATAAATTTTACAATTCGGGGGAATCGCCATCGAAACCTGACAGATACAGCGTATTAAAAGAAAACGCCAATGGGGAACTGGAACAGATCAGATAGTTCCAGATAGCGCGTATTTGTAATGCGTTCTAACATAAAATGAGCAAAAAGTATATATAAAGCAAGAAATATGTAATAACAGTAACATCAACAATGACCAGCAAACACATGAAGATAAAAAAGATGATTGCCGCTATGTTTCCGGTTTTTCTACTGTTCACCGGTTGCTTTAAGGAAGAAAAAACACCTGTCAACGCTGATTTTGCAGTTACAATTCAGGACAATGATTATTCCGTACCGGTACGCATGAACATTGAAAACCATACTACCGGGGCGGATCATTACCTCTGGACGTTCGAAGGCGGTGAACCCTCTTCTTCGGAAAGTTCCCATCCCGGTATGGTAACGTATCATACCGCCGGCACTTATACCATCCGCCTGGAAGCATGGAACGATGACGAACGGAAAACCAGGGATTTCAGCCTGGTACTTGATTCCGCCGTGCTTGTCGCTTTTGATGTGGATATGCCGGTCAATAACATATCTCCTGTAGAGGCCGTAATTACCAACACCACCAGAGGTGCCCTGTCCTGCCTGTGGAATTTCGGTAATGGCGATCCGGAAACTTCGCAATCGTTTTCTCCTGCTTCTGTTATTTACACACAACCCGGAGAGCATATCATTACACTTTTGGTATCCAACGGCCGTGAACAGTATTCTTTATCCAAAACCATCCAAGTATTACCATCCATGCAGGCCGGTTTTATTATCGAACCTTCATTCGATGACTTCGATATGGAAGCGCCTTGGACAGGTACCTTGAGTAACACTACTGTTTCGGGCCTTACCTACATGTGGAGCGCATCCGGTGGAACCATCGCTGACCCGCAGGCCGAAAGTCCCCGGATCACCTTCGATGTCCCGGGCACCTACAACATCACATTAGAAGCACAGAACGGAAAAGAGGTGCAAACACAGGGACAAACCGTTACCATTAAAGAAAACACCAACCTGTACACTATAGCGGATATAAAACTGGGCAGTACTACCGCACATGCATCTGTCGGTTGTTTTTTCTCCTGTTTGCAACGCAGGGTTCTTACGCAAGGCGATATGTCTGCACCATCCCCGCCTCCCGTTGACCTGGTGTTTTTCGGTATGGGGCCGTTGTTCCCTTATTGCCGCTTTGTTTCACCTGACGCAGCCGGTTCACTGCTCGTTTTCGATGATATCCCGGATGCCGGCAAAACCTATTTTGTCAATAAACAAGCCACGCCCATATTCACGGTAGCCGACTTTGA
Above is a genomic segment from Bacteroidales bacterium containing:
- a CDS encoding PKD domain-containing protein, with amino-acid sequence MKIKKMIAAMFPVFLLFTGCFKEEKTPVNADFAVTIQDNDYSVPVRMNIENHTTGADHYLWTFEGGEPSSSESSHPGMVTYHTAGTYTIRLEAWNDDERKTRDFSLVLDSAVLVAFDVDMPVNNISPVEAVITNTTRGALSCLWNFGNGDPETSQSFSPASVIYTQPGEHIITLLVSNGREQYSLSKTIQVLPSMQAGFIIEPSFDDFDMEAPWTGTLSNTTVSGLTYMWSASGGTIADPQAESPRITFDVPGTYNITLEAQNGKEVQTQGQTVTIKENTNLYTIADIKLGSTTAHASVGCFFSCLQRRVLTQGDMSAPSPPPVDLVFFGMGPLFPYCRFVSPDAAGSLLVFDDIPDAGKTYFVNKQATPIFTVADFDAMLTDAPLRNLDIRSMDTGDQSFAAQTPYIVLFETASGRKGVIKIKGYIAEGNNSYILADVKVMKN